The DNA window ggcgcatgcctatagtcccagctattcgggaggttgaggtaggagaatcgcttgaacccgggaggtggaggctgcagcgagccgagatggagatcgtgccactgccttccagcctgggtgacagagtgagacaaaaacaacaacaaaaaacacctctAAAGCAAGTGGATAATTCATTTGTCTGAAGTCACTAGAAGATGAAAGTTGCGGGTGGCCAGGGGAGGTTCAGAATGTTTTCATTACTAAAGTGGAGGGGTTAAGAGAGTTCCACTGAAAGACAACACACTTGACTAGACTTGACTAgcaccacacacaaaaacaaacaaacaaacaaacaaaaaacaggaaaagtggtgagaaagaatgggaaaatgagatgggaaaagaaaatttttaaaaggtcagcatttatttatttatttataagacaaggtctcattcgATTACCCTGGaatgcactggagtgcagtggcacgatcttggctcattgcagcctcaacttctcgggttcaggcgattctcccacctcagctttctgagtagctggactacaggttcCCATcaccacggctaattttttgcatttttagtagagacacaggtTCCccccatgttgcctgggctggtctcaaactcttggtctaaAGTGGTCCaccagcctaggcctcccaaaatgctgcgattacaggcgtgagccactgcacccagccggccagcatttttaaaagcagtgatTGTGCCAGACGATTTACATACATCATTTctcttaattaaataatttaatagcccagcacagtggctcacgcctgtaatcccagcacttccagagacttgtttgaggccaggaatttaacaCCAATCTCAGGAGTTGGATTGGTCTCAAACAACTCAAACAACTCTCCCAAGGCGGTAgaatcgtttgaggccaggagttcaagaccaatctgggcaacaaagtgagactcctgtacaaaaaaaaacaaaaaattagccaggcatggtggctaatttTAACCCATGAGGTCCAGCCCACGAGGTCCAGGTTGTGGTGAGCGAAGTTTACTccactgccctcctgcctgggtaagagagcaagaccctgtctcaaaaaaaaaaaaaaaaagaaaaagaaaaaaaaaaaaaggccaggtgccgtggctcatggctgtaatcccagcactttgggaggcagaggagggtggatggctttgagctcaggagttctagaccagcctgggcaacatggtgaaagcctgtctctacaaaaaatacgaaaattagctgggcatttgtgctcacgcctgtggtccttgttgttggggaggctgaggcaggagaattgcttgagcccgggaggtggacgttgaCGTGAGGTGAGATcgaaccactgtactccagcctgggtgacagagccagacccagggtctcaaaaataaataaataactaaaataaacaaatatgtattgcTTGACTGCTGTATCGTTTCCAAGCCCTGGGGATGCAGGTGTGACCACAACTGGCCAAAGTGACAAAACCTAACAGCTGTAACGCTGCAAGCCTGGAGTTATTTTATACAGAGGAAACAGAGAGGTTAAACGTTCTTCTCAGGACGCTTCAGCCAGTAACTAGCAGTGGGGGCTGGGGCCAAATCCAGGactgcctgactccagagcctttGATTtgatagaaggaaagaaaatgaaaaagaggagaaaagcttACATAGAGGAGGGGAACAAATCAAGGCAAATATAAgtgagccagaaaaaaaaaatcttgacgagagagaaataagaaaacgTTTGCTAGGATCCCCTTCCCcccttttacaggtgaggaaactaggCTGAGATGtaataaatctgtattttttcccCCACTGCATATAAAccttctattatttatttatttatttatttatttttttttttgagacagagtctcgctgtcgcccaggctggggtgcagtggcgctatctcggctcactgcaggctccaccccccggggttcacgccattctcctgcctcagcctcccgagtagctgggactacaggcacccaccaccacacccggctaattttttgtatttttagtagagatggggtttcattgtgttagccaggattgtctcaatcttctgacctcgtgatctgcccgcctcggcctcccaaagtgctgggattacaggcgtgagccaccgtgcccggccacccaaATAAACCTTTTAGAACCACAATAAAAGGTAAggcttcaaaagaaaaatacctgGGAAAGTTAAAACATACTAACTGgctggccgggtgctgtggctcacgcctgtaatcctagcactttgggaggccgaggcgggcagatcacctgaggtggcgagttcaagaccagcctgaccagcatggtgaaacctcgcctctactaaaaatacaaaaattagccgggtgtggtggcagatgcctgtaatcccagctactcaggaagctgaggcaggagaatcgcttgaacccgggaggcggagtttgcagtgagccgaggtcgcgccattgcactccagcctgggcaacagagcgagactccatctcaaaaaaaaaaacaaacaaacaaaccaaaaaaaaaaaaaacagtgtaaaaCAGAATAATTGGCATATCTTTCAGCTAAGagggaataaataaaaacaggtcctttttctctctctcttttttttttgagacggagtctcgctctgtcgcccaggctggagtgcaatggcatgacctcaactcactgcaacctctgcctctcgggttcaagcaattctcctctctcagcctcctgagtagctgggattacaggtgcgtgccaccacgccggactaatttttgtgttcttagtagagatggggtttcaccatattggccaggctggtcttgaactcctgacctcaggtgatctgcccgccgtggcctcccaaagtgctgggattacaggcgtgaaccaccgcacccagcctttttctcatttttttttttttagagcagatATAACAAGTAAATTTAGCAATATGTCAGACTAGACTGAAAGGGGGTTAGGGTGGGGGTATATTTGGGGGCAGGAGACTAGCTGAACTGTTCAGGAGAtcttggtgatttttattttcttcctttttttttttgacatggagtctcgctctgtggcccaggctggagtgcagtgagtggtaggatctcagctcacggcaacctccgcctcctgggttcaagcgattctcctgctctcagcctcccaagtagctgggattacaggcgcctgccaccacgcccggccaatatttgtatttttagtagagacggaatttcaccatgttggccaggctggtcttgaactcctgaccgcaagtgatccgcctgcctcggcctcccaaagtgctgggattacaggcgtgagccaccgcacccggccctaggGGATTTTTCTAACCCAATCAGTCTGTCTCCTCTTAAAGTTAATTATTCTTGCGGCTCCGTCTTCCTAAGGGAAGTGGCCTGGACAAAACACATGCCAGGCAGTGCAAGGGCTGCTAGGAGAAAGGCTCGAGATACCCCTCCTGGCATTCGCTTGGGGGCCCAGAATTTACATTCAATCTTCTTCAGAAACTTCCCTTTCCCGGTGTTTGCTAAAGGTGATAGTTTCCAGGTCACCTGACCGGTCTCCTCTGCTGTCGGCGCCAAGTCCTGCAAGTTTGCGTGAGAGGCGCGAAACCAGCCAGAGTTGGGCAAACTTTCCAAACCAGGCTTTTCCTTCAGTGTGGAATCCAGGCGGCCACAGTCTGGTGCCAGCTGGGTCACAAACAGCTCCGTGACCTGTTTGTAAACGCGATGCTCCTAGTTCCAGCCTAACCGCTCACAAGGGTGAAACACTTAATTAATTCATCTCTTAATCTTGTTAGGGGCCAACTCTCCTATTAGTGTTTGAGCGTGACGGCGACGGTGCTGTTTATGAAGCCCCAGCTTATTTGGAGGTGAGGAAGACGTGTCTGTGGGTAACTTGGAGGTCGACAGACCGAGAGGAACGCTCGGGGGAGCCCCAGGCCTGTTACAACGAGCGCGCGCCGACGCACGTCTCCACCCACCCGGCCCAACCGCCAGGGCGCGCTCCCAGCAACCGCGGCTTTTGCTGCGTTTGTAGCCACTACGTCAGGGCCTCTTCTGCTTCTCATTGGGGGAGCCCGTCCAATCACGTGATTCCAGTATGGCGTATAAATAAAGGCGAGGAGAAGGCCGTGGTCCGCCATTTCGTGGACGCCGGGTGAGCGAGAACCTTGGTTGGTGTCGGGCCGGAGGAAAGCGGAAGACTCATCGGAGCGTGTGGATTTGAGCCGCCGCATTTTTTAACCCTAGATCTCGGTAAGAGACCAGCGAAAGAGGGAGTGAGGTGGAAGTGGAATTTAACCGTACCAAGGAGGAGCCAGGCCCAACGGCGGCGCCAGATTGAGACAAAGAGGCGCCGCCGCCATTTTGTGACGTTCAGCGCGGGGCGGTGGCGGGGGCTCCCGGCCCACCAGAGGGTTTCCTCGTCTTGGGGTGGAGGTGTTTATATTCCTCACTGGGGCATGGGCCAGGATAGGGGGTTACCCGGGAGTTGGGAACCACAAAGGGGAGCCGAGAGCCGAGTTGTATTCCAGGTCacggcctttttatttttatggcgcctttttttttttggcccctcATTTAATTGGGAAGCTTCTCAGAGTGTTTTTGTAAAGTCACTAACCAAGACCGAACCTTTCAGTTCATATTAAATGGCCCCCGTAATCACCTTTACTTTCATGTTTCAGATTTTGCAGCCTGAATCTAATCACCTTTTTCTAAGACCGAACGATCTTCCTTGAACTTAAGATTCGTTCTTTCGGCCGCTTCCTGTTAAGATGTAGGCTTAAGACAGGTGCcagtagtgtttttaaaaattttcaccaGTGGTTTGGTCTTAGAACTAACTCCTGGGCACAGGGTGTGGTCACGGCAAATAGGATGTGTCTGGACTGGGTGTTTTAATTAGACAAGCCCAGAGTAAGAAGAACGTGGTGTTTATGGAAAGCACTTCAGCTGACTTATTGAGTAGATGGTTTTTACGTAATTGAAACTAGTCTACAAGTTTATCAGATTCATCGCCGAAGTGACTTAGTAATAAAGCTTTATCAAATATAAGTCCgccaaggaaaaacaaaataataagtcCCCAAAGTGCAGTAAATTTTTTAGTAGCAAAtatctctttgtagttttttattaaaGTGAAATTATCTTAAAGTGGTATTTAGTATATTCAATGTTGTGTAATCATCACTTACAcgtagttccaaaacatttccgTCACCTCCCCCCACCAGGAGACTACTACCCATTGAGCACTTACTCCCAGTTTCCCTGTCCCCCTTCCtctagtccctggcaaccactaatcttccTGTCTTTCTGAACTTAGCTATTTTAGATATTTAGTATTTATGGAATCATGTGtacttttatgtctggcttctttaacttagcgtaatgttttcaagattttccAACGTTGGAGTATTTGTCAGTACATCATTCTGAATAATACTCatgtctataccacattttgcttatccgtTTCTGTTGACGGACGTTCGGGTTAACACCTTTCGGTTACTGTGAGTAAGTGCTGGTATGagcttaacattttttaaaaaactggaaagTTGGTCTCGTTGCTTGATAAATTTACTGCGTAAGACTTTGGTCTGTCTAATGACGTGATAGTAGCCTTGTTCCTATAGTTCCAAATGACCAAAAtaggtgttatttatttatttgtttatatttttttggcaatggaatctcgctctgtcgccgaggctggagtgcagtggcgcgatctcggctcactgccacctccgcctcgcgggttcaagcgattgttctgcctcagcctcccgagtagctgggactacaggtgtgcgccaccatgccccgctaatttttgtatttttagttgagacggagtttcaccatattggcgaggctggtttcgaactcctgacctcgtgattcgcccgcctcggcctcccaaaagtggtgggattgcaggcgtgagccaccgcgcctggtccatgggcatttttttaaaagtgaaaatcgttggccttatttttattaaagctgGTAAGTTTTGGCTTATGTAGGCACTTTGAATTATTTGCCTGGTAGTATAACCTTAAGGATTAGCTTtctttatcattgttttatttggttttgagTCCCCAACAGAactcttctctatttttctagAAATGCTTTATAttggggattaaatgaaataacaggtTAAGGCTCTTAACTCACGGCCCAGTTCTCAACGTTCCGAGGAAGCTGTTTTTTCTTCACTAATTGCTGGCTTCCTGAGGGTTACGAGTAAAGATTATGGGGGAATGGGTGCTTAGCAGTAACATTTCTTGTTTGGTTTCTagcattttggaatttttttttctctttacgtGCTACCTTAAACTCTTTTGTTCTTTCGAATGGAATTCTTTCTAAGGATCTGTGGTTTTAACTGTAGATGTTTAGATGGATgaatgtttttggtatttttcattacagaaatgcatCGTGATTCCTGTCCATTGGACTGTAAGGTTTATGTAGGCAATCTTGGAAACAATGGCAACAAGACCGAATTGGAACGGGCTTTTGGCTACTATGGACCACTCCGAAGTGTGTGGGTTGCTAGAAACCCACCCGGCTTTGCTTTTGTTGAATTTGAAGATCCCCGAGATGCAGCTGATGCAGTCCGAGAGCTAGATGGAAGGTGATTTAATGATTACACTGATATAAATGTGTTGCTTGtggttttcatatttaaaatctaCAGGATATGTGGCTATTAGATGGCTTTCCCAATCATTGGCCAATGGTATCTAAAGATACaattagctcttttttttttttggagacgagtcTTTcactgtcactaggctggagtgcagtggtacaatctcggctccccgcaacctcggcctccggggttcaagcgattctcctgcctcagcctcctgagtaactgggactacaggcgtgcgccatcatgcggggctgatttttgtatttctagcagagatggggtttcaccatgttggccaggctggtctcgaactcccgacctcaggtgatctgcacgcctcggcctcccaaagtgctggaattacaggtgtgagccactgtgcctagccaggatcaaatatttttaaaagtagttatgAACTGAtacttgtttaaaaaattgtttacaaaATGGTTACATGGGTTGGTTGTACCTTTACTTTTATGTGTTTGAAATACTTATTCCAGAAAGTGAATCAGTTACTATTTCCCTTTGTGTTTATAGTGTCCTGTTAGCTGGCTAAGTAAGGCCTGAGTGTTGACCTCCGTGCCCCCACTCCCCTTTCCTCATATTTGGAAATACAATGGGAAAAAGGGTCTGAGTGTTCACTGCAAAGCTGCATGAAAGATTGGTCAATGCAAGCAGGTTGTAGTAAAGTTTTCCAGGGCCCACCTCTTCCCAGTCACTCTCCAAATAGGATAGCTTATCTAAATTTAATGACTGGTTGTATTAAGGGTGAGGAATAATGGTCTTTTTTTTACTACTCTGagctataatttctttttaaaaagatgtgtatttattatttaaaaaataatacagatggcggtctatgttgcccaggttggcctcaagctcctgggctcaagctatccttctgcctcagcctaagtgctgggattacaggcatgagccacctcacctggccacaGCTGTAATTTCTTCTGCGCTGACTATTGAGGGGAGAGGGTGCTGTAAAATGGCCAAAATGGTTCTGTCTTGTCTTGAACCCATTTTTTACTtggagtggggcagggggagaCCAATAAATACAGCCTGGTAAATAACTGAAATAAGTGCTGGGACCTCAAGGGAAGAAATCATAATGAAGATACAGGAGAACTTGTTTTTCAAGGATAAATGGATCTTCACACTTTAATTGCAACTGTTAACAAATTAACATTGAGCTCAATAATCAGACTGGCTCTAACAATTAGGTGATAAAATAGAAGTTGACTTCCTTGTGAATTGGTACTTTAGAAAATCCTgtttaatttgaaattaattgaaattttaacttGAAACTGGGAAacaagcttattttatttttcaagacagagtctcgctctgtcctccaggctggagtgcagtggtgtgatcttggctcgttgcaacctctgcctactgggttcaagtgattctcctgcctcagcctcctgagtagctgggattacaggcgtgtaccaccacacctggctattttctgtatttttagtagagccagggtttcaccacgttggccaggatggtgtcgaactcttgaccttgtgatcggtCTGCCTcacagagtgttgggattacaggcgtgtaccaccgtgcccggccaaagctCATTTTATATTAGTAAAAATAAGGGAGCTAGAAATTTGATGTTAAATTCCACAGACACTCAGGTGTGTTCTTTGCAGAATAGCCAACTGAGAGTACTTTTGGCTTTAATACATGTCAGAAAGTCAGGCTGTTTTAAGTTTAATATCTTTGCCCCCTCAGAACACTATGTGGCTGCCGTGTAAGAGTGGAACTGTCGAATGgtgaaaaaagaagtagaaatcgTGGCCCACCTCCCTCTTGGGGTCGTCGCCCTCGAGATGATTATCGTAGGAGGAGTCCTCCACCTCGTCGCAGGTACTTGAGAGAAAGCTTGTTTAGAGGTATTGGTGTAATGGAGTAGCTAGTAGGAGCAGGTATTTCTCTTAAAGTTTGTTGGTGGGTTTTAAACTTTGGAAGAATCGGAGGTTTCTGTGAAACAGTTGCTGGGTGTCATTTGGGGTATGTGAGTTGTGCTGAGTGTTGGCTTTTGTCTTTAGGTCACTGTTCATGTTGGTAGTCAGTAACTTCTATCTCGGATCTGTCTTCTAGTTCATCTTTCTAGTTGCATCTTTCCAAATCTTCCCTTATACTTCAGTTTAGGcctttttccatttcttggctCCATAATGACAAACATTACATTCAACTCTAGCTCTTCACAAATTTGTGTTTTCTACTACTAGCACAATTGTAATATTTATCAAACAGGCAGCTGTTTTAATGTTACAACTGGTAAAGTAGAAATCATTCTGAAACTAACTTAAGTCACTGACCAATAAAGGGGGCTAAAAAAGAAGTAATCCCAGTCATCTGTTCTTCAATCCCAAATAGGagaaaattcagttttttttgtaattgaaaaTGGCATCATTCTTGGACCAGGCAGTATTGCCTGGGTGCTAACTCCACATCTCCTCAGACCTCCAAAATAGTTTTCTATAGGACTAAATTTACCTCTCACAGGTGAGTGGAGTCCTTCTAGGAGACAGGAGTTCAAAATCTTGCCCCTTttgctattttgaaaaacaacaacacacTGTTGCCCATCATAATAAAAGAGTATTTGTTAGCTAATAGATGGTTGTACTGAtggcttgtttttcattttttttgtgctttttggtccatctattaataaaaatgaacccCGTTACAGAGTCACCATCATGTCTCTTCTCACCACCCTCTGAATCTGCATTAGCCAGTCAACTAGCCCTTTCAGCGTCATGTGACCAGCGCGCCCCATTCAGCTTGGCTGGTGTCGTTTCACATGACCCAGGCTGGCCAGTCGTCAGGTTGCACCGCCCTTTGGTTCCCGAGCATGCTGTTTTCTCTCAGCCTTCTCTCCAACCTTAACCAAATCGGCAGCAGCCACCTCGACCGCCCACACATTCCTGGCCAATCAGCTCAGCTGTTTATTTACCAAATGTCTTCACAACAACTACAGCAGCAGCCTTCGGCTaacaaaaaagcaggaaaaatccaCAACACCCCCTTCGCCAACCAACTAAATCCAACGCAACATCTGGCAAAACCTTTTCAGCAAATTCTTCCTGGCCGTCAGTCCGGCAGCCTCACCTCACCATTTCTAGCTTGTTGAAACCCAAAACTAGTAAGTTTTTCCTGCTTATACAGTTTACTGCTGGTTAAAATAAGGAGTAAGCGGCTtaaagtaattcttttttctgGATCAAAGGCTGGCTGTGCATAATTGAATGGTAACGTACATATATATTGCTTGAAAAACTTTTAAGGGTGATAGGGAACTCGTAATATAACTAGGCCTTCAAGTGAAACTTATTTGCATGTGCGAGATGccaaactaaaaattttaatatctctAACAGATTAGCTTTTCTGGCAAAAAATTTGTTGAATCCTATCACCTTTAAATGGTTTTACTAAcagtttcaaaatttaaaattttggggTTGAAGTGTGGGCCAAGCTAAGGTAATTTTGGTAAGCCTAAACACACTCTTAAATGTGACGATCACAAATGCAGTTCTAATGTAGCACTTAATGGCATCAATATTTACACCTACCACGTTTTCACAAAATTACACTATCCACCTGGTACCTAAGTCTTGTCATGGACTTACAGGTTTGCATGGGTTCCAAATACTGGTTTATGGTACTG is part of the Nomascus leucogenys isolate Asia chromosome 17, Asia_NLE_v1, whole genome shotgun sequence genome and encodes:
- the SRSF3 gene encoding serine/arginine-rich splicing factor 3; translation: MHRDSCPLDCKVYVGNLGNNGNKTELERAFGYYGPLRSVWVARNPPGFAFVEFEDPRDAADAVRELDGRTLCGCRVRVELSNGEKRSRNRGPPPSWGRRPRDDYRRRSPPPRRRSPRRRSFSRSRSRSLSRDRRRERSLSRERNHKPSRSFSRSRSRSRSNERK